Within Halobacterium zhouii, the genomic segment GGGTTACCGGACTAACTCGATTGTGGCACGAATCTTCGGGGTGTCTCGGTGCGTAGATTTTGAAATCCAAAGTTCGCTCTCGCTGTTCAGGGCGGACTCAAACCGTGGTGAGTACGCGAGGGAGTCTGGACGCCGTCGTCACAGGAAGCGCTAGTGGGTCGGTCCGGCGACCCGAGATTATCCCTCACGTTCGAGCAACTCCTCGGCGTCCTCCTGCAGCGACTCCTCGAGGCCGCCGGTCTCCGCGAGCGTCGCCAGCAGGTCGTCACAGTCGGCGTCCGCCATGCCGTTCAGCGCGCGGCGGCGCAGCGACCCGCGCAGGCCACTTAGTTGCACGAGCAGCGCGAGTTTCTCGCACTCGCCGGCCGAGATCAGGTCGTCGATCGCGTCCTCGCGTTCGTGGCGGCTCGGCGTCTTGTTCACCGCCGTCCTGAAGTTCTCCTTCGCGGAAGCCATCGTCCCCTGTACGACGGCCGTATCGGGAATAAGTTCTCCGGCTGAAACGGCGAGAGTGTGTTGTTTGGTGGGGACGAACCTGGAGAAACGAGTCTGTGATTGGGGCGCAAAATCGATGGAGACGATGACTCGTGTGTACATGGTGGTGGGTGTTCGGACGTCGAAGCAGTCCCGGTTCGTCGGCCGTCGTCGAAGGCCCCGCTACAGCGACAGAGAATCAGGAGACAAGGTAGGGAAGACAATCGGTAGACCACGAAGTATTTACAGTGTTACATTGTGGTTTCGTTTTATGAGGTCCCCGACACGACGCGCGGCGCTCGCCGTCTGCGTCGCCCTCCTCCTCGTCACCGCCGGCTGTAGCGGCGGGACGACCCCGACTAGCACTACCACGTCGCCCGACACCACCACGACCGGTGCCACCACCACGACCAGCGCCCCGGCCACCACAACTTCGACCGGCACCTGGTCGCCGAACGCCAGCGTGGAGCAGTACCCGCCGGGCGTCGCGGCGAACGGCACGCTCACGAACCGCACCACCCTCCTCAACGCGCACTTCGACGCGACGGCGAACGAATCGGTAGTGCACACTATCGAATCGAAGACCGCGAACGAGCACGTCGTCCGCCGCTTCGCACACGCCGCGGGCGGGATGCCGACCTACCGCACAGTCAATCGCACGACCGACGGAAAGCAGTTTGTGACGGAGTCCTACCTGACGCGCTCGAACTGCTACAGCCGGGCCGCCGTCCCCAACCGAACGGTGTACACCGTCACGCAGAACTCCACCTCCTACGGCAACTACTGTAGACCAAACGGCCCATTCGTGGGCCCACGGCTCCACCTCGATTCCGCCCTCATGGCCGGGAACTACAGCGTCAACGGCACCGTCGAACGCAACGGCCGGACGCTCGTCCAACTCACCGCCGACGAACCCTCGAAGAAAGCGAAGGAACTGTCGACGACGTCGTACGAGGGGACGGCGCTCGTCACGCCCGAGGGCGTCATCTACAGTGTCGATATGTCCATGGTCCAGGAGATCGACGACAGCAAAGAATCCTACGAGGAGTCGATGACGCTCGACACCAGCGTCGACTGGTCCGGGCCGCCGCCGTGGATGGGCGACCTCCCACATCTCTCGATCTCGGTGGTCGAAGACGGGCACGCGCTCGAAATCCGGAACACCGGCGGGCCAGCCCTCCCGGCGAACGTGTCGTTCGAGGTCTACGTGGAAAACGCGACCGAGCACCGGGTGCCCCACATCAGCCCTCTTGGCGAGCACGGGACCGTCACCACTGACGCGCGACTCGAGTCCGGCGACGCCGTCTACGTGACTGCGGGGGCCGATGGAAACGCCTCGTCGTTCGCACTCCACAACGAGCAGGCGCGCGGGGAGTACACCTTCACGGCCGTCATGGTGTACGGTGAGCACGGGAACACCGTCTACTCGCTGGTGACGGGCACTCGGGGCTGGTGAACGAGCGAGAGAACTGACGTACCGCGGGCACCGTTCGGGGTTACTGCTACGCTCCGGGACGGTCTGTCTGCTTGTCTGGCGAACAACGGTTCGAGGTTTTTTTGATCAGTGGCCTTAGCCACACGGTCCCGACAGCGTCACGATAGCCGTCGCGCAACCGCGCGAACGCCCGCGCCGAGCGCGACGGACACGCCGTAGAACGCCAGCAGGATGGCGAGATACAACACCGGGTTCGTCGACGCAAGGTCGAGCGTGGCCGCGTTGAGAAGGTTCACCGCGATCACGACGAGGTAGCCCGGGAGCGCGAGGGCGCGAACCACGGCGAGGAGTGCGCTGCCGTCGGGAATGTCGACGAGAGCGACCACCCAGAAGGCGCTGAGTAGCGCGAATACCACCCATACCGACGGGTGGGTCAGCGCGCGTCTCGCTCGCGGATTGACTGCCATGCGTGGAGCGACAGAGCTAGTTCAGATAACTGTTCTGCCAGGCCGGCCTACCCCGCGAGTTCGAGGAGTTCGAGCAACAGTTGCGGAATGGCGAGCAACAGCACGCCGGCGACGATGAGCGCGGCGGGAATCCACAGCAGCGACCAGTTCGCGAACAGCCAGAGCGCCAAGCCCGCGAGGACGGCGAGCAGACCGATGATGCGGAAGAGCCACACGAACGCGCCCTCGAGTCCGGCGTCCTGTGCCATCTCCGCGGCTTCGAGTACTTCGTCCATGTGCAGCGGCACTCAGCGGAGCCACTTATGTCGTCGGGCCAGCGCCGGGTCACCCCGGAACCGCCCACCGCTGGTCTCGAGTACGACACGGAGTTAATAACTCGAACCCAGTACATTGCTAGTACGTGCCACCTGTGCCGGCTCTAGTAACAGCTGAATTAATAACCTAGTAGTGGCTACGCTCAGCCAATGACCGAATCGGATCCGTCGGGCGACGAGCACGACCACGACGGGGAACACGACCACACCCACGGCCACAGGGGGCGCGACGGAGCGGGCGACGCACCCGAAGGCGAGCGCACAGTGGAGTTCGCAGTCCCCGATATGGACTGTGCGTCCTGCGCGGGGAAAGTCGAGAACGCGCTCGAGCGCGAGGACGGCGTCGAGCGCATCGACACGCGGCCCACCACCGGGCGTGCGGTCGTCGGATACGACACCGAGCGGAGCGACGAGGATACGGTCGCGACGGCCATCGAGGGCGCCGGTTACGAGGTCGTCGGGCGGTCGGGCGACGGGAGCGACGGCGCGGACGCTTCGAGTGGCGCAGGCGGCGCGGACACAGCAGCCAGCGAGTCGGTGTGGACGAGCACGCGGGCGCTGAAAACGTGGGCGAGCGGGCTGCTCGTCGCGCTCGGGTTCGTCTTCGAGTTCCTCCTGACGGGCCAGAACGCCGTCGTCGCGACGGTGCTCGGGACCGAGGTGCTCGTCGCGGATGCGGCGTTCCTCGCGGCGGTCGCGGTCGGCGGACAGGCCATCGTGCGGAACGGCTACTACTCGCTGAAGAACCTGAGCCTCGACATCGACCTGCTGATGACCATCGCCATCCTCGGCGCCATCGCGGCGAGCGTGGCGTTCGGGGAGCGCCTCTACTTCGAGGCGGCGACCCTCGCGTTCCTGTTCAGCGTCTCCGAACTCCTGGAGCGCTACTCGATGGACAAGGCCCGCGGCTCGATCCGGGAGCTGATGGAGCTATCGCCGGACGAGGCGACGGTTCGACGCGACGGTGAAGAACGCACGCTCCCCGTCGAGGACGTCCACGTCGGCGACGTCGTCGTGGTGCGTCCCGGCGAGAAGATTCCGATGGACGGCGACGTCGTCGAGGGCGAGAGCGCGGTGAATCAGGCGCCCATCACGGGCGAGAGCGTGCCCGTGGACAAGGCCGAGGGCGACGAGGTGTACGCGGGCACCATCAACGAGGGCGGCTACCTCGAAGTAGAGGTGACCGCCGAGTCGACGGACAACACACTCGCGCGAGTCGTGGACCTCGTGGAGGACGCGAACGCAGAGCAGACCGACCGCGAGCAGTTCGTCGAGCGGTTCGCAGACTACTACACACCCGTCGTCGTCACCGCCGGAGTCCTCGTCGGTGTCGTCCCGCCGCTCCTGTTCGGCGGCGCGTGGGCGACCTGGGTCGTGCGCGGCCTCACTCTGTTCGTGCTCGCGTGCCCCTGCGCGTTCGTCATCTCGACGCCCGTCTCCGTGGTCTCGGGCGTGACGAGCGCGGCCCGCAACGGCGTGCTCGTGAAGGGCGGGCGATACCTCGAGTCGATGGGGGACGTCGACGCCGTCGCGTTCGACAAGACGGGCACGCTCACGAAGGGCGAACTCACTGTCACCGACGTCGTGCCGCTCAACGACAACACAGCGGAGGACGTGCTGCGGTGCGCTCGCGGCCTCGAATCCCGGAGCGAGCACCCGATCGGTGACGCCATCGTGGAGCACGCCGAGGACGCGGACGTCGAAAAGCGAGACGTCGATGGGTTCGAGTCCATCACCGGAAAGGGAGTCACCGCAGAGCTCGGTGGAACGACCCACTACGCCGGCAAACCCGGCCTGTTCGACGAACTCGGCTTCGACCTCTCGCACGTCCACGCGACGACGGACGGTGGAGTGGTCACCCGGACGTCACAGAACCTCTGCGAGCGCAACGGCTGCCTCGACCTGCTGGAGGAACTCGTCCCCGAACTCCAGGCCGAGGGCAAGACCGTCGTGCTCGTCGGAACAGCGGACGAAGTGGAGGGAGTCATCGCCGTCGCGGACGAGGTGCGCCCGGAGGCCGCGGCCGCCGTCGAACGCCTGAAATCGCTCGGCCTGGAGCGCACCGTGATGCTCACCGGCGACAACGAGCGCACCGCGCGCGCCATCGCCGAGCAGGTCGGCGTCGACGAGTTCCGCGCCGAACTCCTGCCCGAGGAGAAGGTCGAGGCCGTCGGCGACCTCACCGAGGAGTTCGACGCAGTGGCGATGGTCGGCGACGGCGTGAACGACGCGCCAGCGCTCGCCACCGCGACCGTCGGCATCGCGATGGGTGCGGCGGGCACCGACACCGCCCTGGAGACGGCAGACGTCGCGCTGATGGGCGACGACCTCACGCGCCTGCCGTATCTCTACGACCTCTCGCATCGCGCGAACGGCGTCATCCGCCAGAACGTCTGGACGAGTCTCGCTGCGAAGGCGGTGCTCGCTGCGGGCGTCCCCCTGGGATACGTCCCCATCTGGGCGGCGGTGCTGGTCGGGGACGCCGGCATGACGACGGCAGTCACCGGGAACGCGATGCGCCTCTCCCGGGTCGAACCCGAACTCGAACGGGAGTGACACCGCGTGGGACACGGCGACGAACGTCACGGTCCCGGCGAGCGCGACGACAGCGACGCCGAACACGAGAGTAGCCACAGCGCCGACCAGCCCGGCGACGGCGACCCCAGCAGCCACAAACACGACAGTCACGGCCACGACGGGAAGCACGACCACGGCGGGAATCACGACCACGACAGCCACGACAAGCGCAGCGACAGCGCGCGCACGCTCGGCGTCGTCGCCGCCATCAACGCCGTCGGGTTCGTCGTCGAGTTAGCTGGCGGCCTCGCGTTCGGGTCGGTCGCCCTCCTGAGCGACGCGTTCCACATGCTGTTCGACGCCACCGCGTACGTGTTCGCGTGGGCCGCGGCGGTCGTCGTCGCGCGCAGCGACCCCGGCGAGCGCTGGACGTACGGTCTCGCCCGGGCTGAACCGTTCGCGGCGTTCGTCAACGGGTTGCTGCTCGTCCCCACCGTCGGCTACCTGCTCTACGAATCCTACCAGCGGTTCCTCGACCCCACCGCGATAAACGCCCAGATGACCATCCTCCTGGGCGCGTTCGGCCTCGGCATCAACCTCTTTTCGGTCTACGTGCTGGAGGGCGAGGACCTCTCGTTGAACGAGCGCGGCGCGTACGTCCACCTGCTCGCGGACGCCGCGGGGTCGGTCGCCGTCATCGTCGCCACCGCCGCCGTCGCAGTCACCGGA encodes:
- a CDS encoding heavy metal translocating P-type ATPase is translated as MTESDPSGDEHDHDGEHDHTHGHRGRDGAGDAPEGERTVEFAVPDMDCASCAGKVENALEREDGVERIDTRPTTGRAVVGYDTERSDEDTVATAIEGAGYEVVGRSGDGSDGADASSGAGGADTAASESVWTSTRALKTWASGLLVALGFVFEFLLTGQNAVVATVLGTEVLVADAAFLAAVAVGGQAIVRNGYYSLKNLSLDIDLLMTIAILGAIAASVAFGERLYFEAATLAFLFSVSELLERYSMDKARGSIRELMELSPDEATVRRDGEERTLPVEDVHVGDVVVVRPGEKIPMDGDVVEGESAVNQAPITGESVPVDKAEGDEVYAGTINEGGYLEVEVTAESTDNTLARVVDLVEDANAEQTDREQFVERFADYYTPVVVTAGVLVGVVPPLLFGGAWATWVVRGLTLFVLACPCAFVISTPVSVVSGVTSAARNGVLVKGGRYLESMGDVDAVAFDKTGTLTKGELTVTDVVPLNDNTAEDVLRCARGLESRSEHPIGDAIVEHAEDADVEKRDVDGFESITGKGVTAELGGTTHYAGKPGLFDELGFDLSHVHATTDGGVVTRTSQNLCERNGCLDLLEELVPELQAEGKTVVLVGTADEVEGVIAVADEVRPEAAAAVERLKSLGLERTVMLTGDNERTARAIAEQVGVDEFRAELLPEEKVEAVGDLTEEFDAVAMVGDGVNDAPALATATVGIAMGAAGTDTALETADVALMGDDLTRLPYLYDLSHRANGVIRQNVWTSLAAKAVLAAGVPLGYVPIWAAVLVGDAGMTTAVTGNAMRLSRVEPELERE
- a CDS encoding cation diffusion facilitator family transporter, giving the protein MGHGDERHGPGERDDSDAEHESSHSADQPGDGDPSSHKHDSHGHDGKHDHGGNHDHDSHDKRSDSARTLGVVAAINAVGFVVELAGGLAFGSVALLSDAFHMLFDATAYVFAWAAAVVVARSDPGERWTYGLARAEPFAAFVNGLLLVPTVGYLLYESYQRFLDPTAINAQMTILLGAFGLGINLFSVYVLEGEDLSLNERGAYVHLLADAAGSVAVIVATAAVAVTGISLFDPLAAVAVAALIVWSAVGVLRESVAVLFQKSPVATGDVRAVVAGVPGVQRVPDVHLWHLHSDLLVATVYLVDDCETTAERDRVVEHVHERLEAEFGVGHATVEAVGEAHTDAHCHE